One window of Amaranthus tricolor cultivar Red isolate AtriRed21 chromosome 11, ASM2621246v1, whole genome shotgun sequence genomic DNA carries:
- the LOC130827157 gene encoding sm-like protein LSM1B translates to MSWSGPEDLYLSTSLASYLDRKILVLLRDGRKLLGTLCSFDQFANAVLEGSCERVIVGDLYCDIPLGLYVIRGENVVLIGELDSEKEDLPPHMSRVSVSEIRKAQKAEREASDLKGLIRKRMEFLDMD, encoded by the exons ATGTCGTGGAGCGGCCCTGAAGATCTCTACCTTTCAACTTCTCTCGCCAGCTATCTTGATA GAAAAATTCTTGTTTTATTGCGTGATGGAAGGAAACTCTTGGGGACACTTTGTTCATTTGATCAATTCG CAAATGCTGTTCTAGAAGGATCATGTGAAAGAGTCATCGTCGGCGACCTTTATTGTGACATCCCCTTGGGTTTATATGTAATCCGTGGGGAGAACGTGGTCCTGATTGGTGAACTG GATTCAGAAAAAGAGGATCTTCCCCCCCATATGTCACGTGTATCAGTCTCTGAAATAAGAAAG GCACAGAAAGCCGAGAGGGAAGCCTCCGATCTTAAAGGACTGATACGAAAGAGGATGGAATTCCTCGACATGGACTAA